A genome region from Colwellia sp. Arc7-D includes the following:
- a CDS encoding porin, with translation MNTKFNCIFSALIIAATTAAPASAEIATEGEWGKVQFYGSLRALVTKEKEQESDVADGISRIGIKGYVNLSDEWKGTYQLEGRIVLDDGVINSDASDYHKRITFVGLKNKEVGEIRLGKQYSPHYLWTVLPIDITFHNPRHYNIRWNASENSSIREANSVAYFSPSYNGLSIGVLAEIDGNDTQSSGVDSYNIAAKYKIGAWQLGVSYFDRSDDLRINDAIKPDADTLAAALQYKADNHKVVLRYQNEDVSDGTEFNTIGFYYSYTLESGITPQFRIYNLDNGIIKGNQIAIGATKKFNKYGEVFIEYTDYDDEAAQLKNRDDDITVGVKISF, from the coding sequence ATGAATACTAAATTTAACTGCATTTTCAGTGCATTGATAATAGCTGCTACAACAGCCGCACCTGCATCGGCAGAAATTGCTACTGAAGGTGAATGGGGAAAAGTGCAATTCTACGGCAGCTTAAGAGCACTTGTTACTAAAGAAAAAGAACAAGAAAGCGATGTTGCCGATGGTATTTCACGTATAGGCATTAAAGGCTATGTTAATCTTTCTGATGAATGGAAGGGGACTTACCAACTTGAGGGGAGAATTGTTTTAGATGATGGTGTTATTAATAGTGATGCCAGCGATTATCATAAGCGTATTACTTTTGTTGGTTTGAAAAATAAAGAGGTTGGTGAAATCAGGTTAGGTAAACAATATTCACCACACTACTTATGGACTGTGTTGCCTATTGATATTACTTTTCATAATCCTAGACACTACAATATTAGATGGAATGCTAGCGAGAACTCGTCAATTCGCGAAGCCAACTCAGTGGCTTACTTTTCACCATCGTATAACGGGTTAAGTATTGGTGTGCTTGCAGAGATAGATGGTAATGATACTCAAAGCTCTGGTGTAGATAGTTACAACATCGCAGCTAAGTATAAAATCGGTGCATGGCAACTGGGCGTATCTTATTTTGATCGTAGTGATGATCTGCGTATTAACGATGCCATCAAACCAGATGCTGACACTCTTGCGGCAGCACTTCAATATAAAGCTGATAACCATAAGGTTGTTTTACGTTATCAAAATGAAGATGTATCAGATGGTACAGAATTTAATACTATCGGGTTTTATTATTCATACACTCTTGAGTCTGGTATAACGCCACAATTTAGAATTTACAATTTAGATAATGGCATTATTAAAGGCAATCAAATAGCGATTGGCGCTACAAAGAAATTTAACAAATATGGCGAGGTTTTTATTGAATACACCGATTACGATGATGAAGCTGCTCAGCTAAAAAATCGCGATGACGACATAACTGTCGGTGTAAAAATATCTTTCTAA
- a CDS encoding MbnH family di-heme enzyme: MNKLLTITIFLALSSLLFSCDNAKSITSSYKWPIIEGFPKPQVPDSNPMTVEKVALGKTLFFDKNLSANQQQSCESCHQQKYAFAEPLTISIGSTGEVHRRNAPALVNIAYNKTLTWAHDGITSLERQILLPMFDESPIELGITGHEDEVIERFKSEAYQQAFHLAFPKEPISFELIVKALASYVRSLISLNSPFDKYAYLGDDNAISAAAIRGMNLFFSERLECHHCHGGFNFTQSTTHEQQLIDRRPFHNTGLYNVEVKPKQNGYPATDIGLAEVSTLAKDNGRFRAPTLRNISHSAPYMHDGSVATLAEVIDIYAAGGRNIESGPLKGDGRTNSMKSQFIKGFVLTEEEKKDLLAFLESLTDMNFLTSPKHSKVETQ, encoded by the coding sequence TTGAATAAGCTTTTAACAATAACCATCTTTTTAGCTCTGAGCAGTTTACTTTTTTCGTGTGATAACGCTAAATCGATAACAAGTAGTTATAAGTGGCCTATTATTGAGGGTTTTCCAAAGCCACAAGTACCTGACAGTAACCCAATGACTGTTGAAAAAGTAGCATTGGGAAAAACTCTTTTTTTTGATAAAAACTTATCTGCTAACCAGCAGCAATCGTGTGAAAGCTGTCATCAACAAAAGTATGCATTTGCCGAGCCTTTGACTATTTCTATTGGTTCAACTGGTGAAGTACATCGAAGAAATGCGCCTGCATTGGTTAATATTGCTTACAATAAAACCTTAACATGGGCGCACGATGGCATCACTTCATTGGAACGACAAATTTTACTACCAATGTTTGATGAGTCTCCAATTGAATTGGGTATAACTGGCCACGAAGATGAAGTCATTGAGCGGTTTAAAAGTGAAGCATATCAGCAGGCTTTTCATTTAGCCTTTCCAAAAGAGCCGATAAGTTTTGAGTTAATAGTAAAAGCTTTAGCTAGTTACGTACGTAGCTTAATCTCATTAAATTCTCCTTTCGATAAATATGCCTATTTAGGTGATGATAACGCAATTTCAGCAGCGGCTATTCGTGGTATGAACTTGTTTTTCTCTGAGCGCTTGGAATGTCATCACTGTCATGGAGGCTTTAACTTTACACAATCAACTACTCATGAACAGCAACTTATCGATCGTCGGCCGTTTCATAATACCGGCTTGTATAATGTGGAAGTAAAACCAAAACAAAATGGTTATCCCGCTACAGATATTGGCCTTGCAGAAGTTTCTACCTTAGCAAAAGATAATGGTCGTTTTCGTGCGCCAACGCTGCGAAATATTAGTCATTCAGCACCTTATATGCATGATGGCAGTGTTGCGACACTTGCTGAAGTTATTGATATTTATGCCGCTGGTGGGCGAAATATTGAAAGTGGTCCACTAAAAGGCGATGGACGCACTAACTCGATGAAAAGCCAGTTTATCAAAGGCTTTGTACTTACCGAGGAAGAAAAAAAGGACTTATTAGCCTTTCTTGAGTCGTTGACTGACATGAATTTTTTAACCTCACCAAAACATAGTAAAGTGGAAACACAATAA
- a CDS encoding MbnP family copper-binding protein, whose translation MGNSSNEQRIDLSLSWRDATLDCQTTFHAGKNNKTWFIEQFQFFISDIEIGSTNAGWQKVKLAKTPFQNQNTALIGTNCQTEKLHAKDLTNVANDANWSIKYTTPTDIILDENSGIRFTLGVPFEVNHLNPISQQSPLNLPSMFWIWQTGHKFLRLELAANHEKWLFHLGSTGCKSVSAMRAPKSNCLYPNRFNFELPLGINSKNAKGNLAINVDLAELLKHVELSASSSCQSEQNNKSCQQLFDNLLLNNQIKSAETEPGVFNAVNTNHKSKGSTVE comes from the coding sequence TTGGGCAATTCGTCAAATGAACAGAGGATTGATCTAAGTTTATCATGGCGAGATGCTACGCTTGACTGTCAAACAACTTTTCATGCAGGCAAAAACAATAAAACGTGGTTTATTGAGCAGTTTCAATTTTTTATTAGTGATATTGAAATTGGTTCGACAAACGCGGGGTGGCAAAAAGTTAAATTAGCTAAAACTCCTTTCCAAAATCAAAATACCGCTTTGATAGGCACAAACTGTCAAACTGAAAAGTTGCATGCCAAGGATTTAACCAACGTGGCAAATGATGCTAATTGGTCAATTAAGTACACAACTCCCACAGATATAATATTGGATGAAAACAGCGGTATTCGTTTTACGCTAGGCGTGCCGTTTGAGGTAAACCACTTAAATCCTATCAGCCAACAAAGCCCGTTAAATTTACCGTCAATGTTTTGGATTTGGCAAACAGGCCATAAATTTTTGCGTTTAGAGCTTGCCGCTAATCATGAGAAGTGGCTATTTCACTTGGGCTCTACAGGTTGTAAATCAGTTAGTGCAATGCGAGCACCTAAAAGTAATTGCCTTTACCCTAATAGGTTTAATTTCGAACTTCCCCTTGGTATTAATAGTAAAAATGCTAAAGGTAACCTTGCAATAAATGTAGACTTAGCTGAATTGCTAAAGCATGTTGAATTATCAGCATCATCTAGCTGTCAGTCAGAACAAAATAATAAGAGCTGCCAACAACTATTTGATAATTTATTGTTAAATAATCAAATTAAAAGTGCTGAAACTGAACCTGGTGTTTTTAATGCCGTGAATACCAATCATAAAAGTAAGGGAAGTACGGTTGAATAA
- a CDS encoding choice-of-anchor B family protein — MLRISLVFVVIAALFQSQAILAHSEHDKARFVAETGKDTGKCDQVLRPCKSIAYAVQQANKGDKILVSFGEYTINSSDELFYLKSALVPIYGGYNRFDHFQTQSPDTNPTELKNIPLDMAEPLRQQGFVIMADGKSLFAKDSAESKALQNKLASYYTLSEKQVGVDCVNGAAGSFACNNIDLLAHMPLNDFSSRPSSANDIWGHVDLNTGDEYALIGLRNGVAIVNVTNPEDPQEVGTIRGLNSTWRDIKVYQHFDESINAWQAYAYATIDGASDFVTIINLNQLPNSVSLVEKNTVVTKAHNVYISNVDHSLNITLPGLTPSLQLIGSNRFGGAFHSYSLVTPSTLTGLANNYFGSGYTHDGASINITDSRKESQCDTRGDSCTVFIDFNEKEVKLWNITNTSATTLLGTGEYNDVSKSNQYVHSGWGTEDNQHIFLHDEFDEKDGGLNSTVRIFSIADLNNPTQVGQWTGPTRAIDHNGFVRGNRYYMSNYERGLTVLDITDPANPIDVGFFDTYTPSNNAGFNGAWGAYPFLPSGNILVSDIGSGLYILKDRTLESNQGKVSFTNSSISASQGEILTVNVQRNNATAPDQAISVNYQLIPGSAKEDSDYTPTAGTLNWPANDTTDKSFNISISTDSTSAELQEKFFVRLSQPSNSATLGNYSYLTVNIDGLDDSGSISFITEETTVAENQGMLDIALARQGSSAGAISVSYLLSSDTAITGEDVESASGTINWADGDSAEKNLQVIIIDDTENEANESFFITLSPVAGSKLGANTQFTVTISDDDSNTAPTVTLAENSEVNTGATVNVTATVSDNENDPMTYLWQQTAGTSITLTNATALTASFVAPSSAGDITLSFTATDSKGLSSSKSLTLTVVAAPVVLPPPPIENESSGSGSIGYFILFMIIVLSRNRLK, encoded by the coding sequence ATGTTACGCATATCATTGGTATTCGTCGTTATCGCCGCCTTATTTCAAAGCCAAGCAATCTTGGCACATTCAGAACATGATAAAGCACGATTTGTCGCTGAAACGGGCAAAGATACCGGAAAGTGTGATCAAGTATTAAGGCCTTGTAAGTCGATTGCCTACGCAGTTCAACAAGCGAATAAAGGCGATAAAATATTAGTCTCTTTTGGTGAATACACCATTAATTCAAGCGATGAATTGTTCTATTTGAAAAGTGCGCTTGTCCCTATTTACGGTGGATACAATCGCTTTGACCACTTTCAAACCCAAAGCCCAGACACAAACCCAACAGAGCTAAAAAATATTCCCTTAGATATGGCAGAGCCGCTTCGCCAGCAAGGCTTTGTTATAATGGCTGATGGTAAATCGCTTTTTGCCAAAGACAGTGCAGAGAGTAAAGCACTTCAAAATAAATTAGCAAGTTACTATACCTTAAGTGAAAAGCAAGTTGGCGTGGACTGTGTTAACGGTGCAGCAGGAAGTTTTGCTTGTAACAATATCGATTTACTTGCTCATATGCCTCTAAATGATTTTTCAAGCCGCCCAAGCAGTGCTAATGATATTTGGGGCCATGTAGATTTGAATACCGGTGACGAATATGCACTGATTGGTTTGCGTAATGGCGTTGCCATCGTAAATGTTACCAACCCTGAAGATCCACAAGAAGTTGGCACCATTCGCGGACTAAACTCCACATGGCGAGACATAAAGGTTTATCAACATTTCGATGAATCAATAAATGCTTGGCAAGCGTATGCATATGCCACCATTGATGGCGCCTCTGACTTCGTCACTATTATTAACCTAAATCAATTGCCAAACTCAGTAAGTTTAGTTGAGAAAAACACCGTAGTTACGAAAGCTCATAACGTTTACATTAGTAATGTAGATCACTCGCTTAACATCACACTACCTGGTTTAACACCTAGTTTACAGCTTATTGGTAGCAACCGATTTGGCGGTGCATTTCATAGTTATTCATTAGTAACACCTTCAACGTTAACGGGCTTGGCTAATAATTATTTTGGCTCAGGATATACCCATGACGGTGCTTCAATAAACATTACTGATAGCAGAAAAGAAAGCCAATGTGATACCCGTGGTGATAGCTGTACAGTCTTCATCGACTTCAATGAAAAAGAAGTAAAGCTTTGGAACATCACAAATACTTCAGCAACAACACTGCTAGGTACTGGTGAATATAACGATGTATCCAAAAGCAACCAATACGTACACTCAGGTTGGGGAACAGAAGACAACCAACATATATTTTTACATGATGAGTTTGACGAAAAAGATGGCGGCTTAAACTCAACCGTGCGTATTTTTTCTATCGCAGATTTAAATAACCCAACTCAAGTTGGACAGTGGACCGGTCCTACGCGTGCCATTGACCATAATGGTTTTGTTCGGGGTAACCGTTATTACATGTCAAACTACGAACGTGGCTTAACTGTATTAGATATTACTGACCCTGCAAACCCTATCGATGTAGGCTTTTTCGACACTTATACTCCATCAAATAACGCCGGTTTTAATGGCGCTTGGGGTGCCTACCCTTTCCTACCTTCAGGTAATATTTTAGTTAGCGATATTGGTAGTGGATTATATATTTTAAAAGACCGAACATTAGAGTCTAATCAGGGCAAAGTATCTTTTACAAATAGTAGCATCAGCGCCAGCCAGGGAGAGATATTAACCGTTAATGTTCAGCGAAATAATGCTACGGCCCCAGATCAAGCCATAAGTGTTAATTACCAACTCATACCCGGAAGCGCAAAAGAAGATAGCGACTATACACCTACAGCAGGTACTTTAAATTGGCCAGCAAACGACACGACGGATAAAAGCTTCAATATATCGATATCTACTGACAGCACGAGTGCAGAGTTACAAGAAAAATTCTTCGTGCGTTTAAGCCAACCAAGCAATAGCGCGACACTAGGTAACTATAGCTACTTAACAGTAAATATTGACGGCCTCGACGACAGTGGTTCAATATCATTTATTACAGAAGAAACTACCGTTGCAGAAAACCAAGGCATGCTTGATATAGCACTAGCACGCCAAGGAAGCTCTGCTGGAGCCATATCGGTTTCATATTTATTAAGCTCTGATACCGCGATTACTGGGGAAGATGTAGAATCGGCTTCGGGCACAATAAATTGGGCAGACGGCGATTCAGCAGAAAAAAACCTTCAAGTGATCATTATAGATGATACAGAAAATGAAGCTAATGAGAGTTTCTTCATCACACTTTCACCTGTTGCAGGCAGTAAATTAGGAGCAAATACCCAATTCACCGTGACTATTTCAGATGACGATAGCAATACAGCCCCTACGGTAACGTTAGCAGAAAATAGTGAAGTAAATACAGGTGCAACCGTTAACGTAACAGCTACCGTCAGCGATAATGAAAATGACCCAATGACCTATTTATGGCAGCAAACAGCGGGAACTAGCATTACACTCACAAACGCTACCGCTTTAACAGCGAGCTTTGTAGCACCTTCGAGTGCAGGTGATATAACACTGTCATTCACTGCTACAGACTCAAAAGGCTTATCTTCTAGTAAATCCCTAACCCTAACTGTTGTTGCAGCACCTGTGGTACTGCCACCACCACCAATAGAAAATGAATCTTCAGGCAGTGGTTCAATAGGATACTTCATCTTATTTATGATTATTGTACTCAGTAGAAATCGACTGAAGTAA
- a CDS encoding benzoate/H(+) symporter BenE family transporter, with the protein MGAFTMVVNRIISSAVAGLAAVVIGFASSIALIYQLVINLGGDASLASSWLLSLGLAIGITSIALSLYYRIPILTAWSTPGAALLIADAQNFSLNEAVAGFMFSALLIFLSGITGWFEKLINKIPFQLASAMLAGILVNFGIDVFNHMNQEPILVGVMFLTYLIAKQLAPKFTILFVLLLSGVMAWQLNLIDVSDFSWEISEFTYISPEFNLKAILGVGVPLFIVTMAAQNLPGIAVLKAHNYKTPVSSILSVTGLVNLIAAPFGGYGLNLAAITAAICMTEDVDKKPENRYWSAISGGVFYIVMALSASYLMNVFSILPTALIFALAGIALFTTITNSIKQALTDNKVSEAAMITFLVTASNLTLLNINSVLLGLIAGCLVMAVQRAFKKNAVIK; encoded by the coding sequence ATGGGAGCTTTTACTATGGTAGTCAATCGCATTATTAGTTCGGCGGTTGCCGGATTAGCTGCTGTGGTGATAGGCTTTGCTAGCTCTATAGCATTGATATATCAATTAGTTATTAACCTTGGGGGTGATGCAAGCTTAGCATCAAGTTGGTTGTTATCACTAGGGCTAGCTATAGGTATTACCTCAATTGCTTTATCACTTTATTATCGAATACCGATATTAACAGCTTGGTCAACTCCTGGCGCAGCATTGTTAATTGCCGATGCACAAAACTTTAGTCTCAACGAAGCAGTCGCTGGGTTTATGTTTTCAGCGTTGCTAATCTTCTTATCTGGCATTACAGGTTGGTTTGAAAAGTTAATCAACAAAATACCCTTTCAGCTAGCGTCAGCAATGTTAGCGGGCATTTTGGTAAACTTTGGTATCGACGTTTTTAATCATATGAACCAAGAGCCTATTCTTGTTGGTGTGATGTTTTTAACTTATTTAATTGCGAAACAGCTCGCGCCTAAATTCACAATATTATTTGTATTACTACTCAGCGGCGTAATGGCGTGGCAACTTAACTTGATTGATGTAAGTGATTTTTCATGGGAGATCAGTGAGTTCACTTACATCTCTCCAGAATTTAATTTAAAAGCAATATTGGGTGTGGGTGTACCACTTTTTATTGTCACTATGGCAGCGCAAAATTTACCGGGCATTGCAGTATTAAAAGCACATAATTATAAAACGCCGGTATCTTCAATTCTCAGTGTAACAGGGCTAGTAAACTTAATTGCAGCTCCCTTTGGAGGCTACGGGCTCAACTTAGCAGCAATAACCGCTGCTATTTGCATGACAGAAGATGTAGATAAAAAACCAGAAAATCGTTACTGGTCGGCAATTTCAGGCGGTGTTTTTTATATAGTAATGGCGTTATCAGCAAGCTACTTAATGAATGTATTTTCAATACTGCCAACAGCACTAATTTTCGCCTTGGCCGGTATTGCGTTGTTTACAACCATTACCAATAGCATCAAGCAAGCGTTAACAGACAATAAAGTATCTGAAGCTGCAATGATCACATTCTTAGTCACCGCCTCAAACCTAACATTGTTGAACATAAACTCAGTGCTATTAGGATTAATTGCGGGCTGTTTGGTCATGGCTGTTCAGCGTGCGTTCAAAAAAAATGCGGTAATTAAATAG
- a CDS encoding XRE family transcriptional regulator — MTDKINNAIGNQLKLARTKKAWSLDTASRHTGVSKAMLGQIERGESSPTVAKLWKVANGFQLPLSYFLGIIGKSDLKQGLLKTEKGIAISTLFPFDEVTKIEVFSLTLSPLHQQMSSPHNTGVIEHILVIEGDMEYFLDNKWHAIQKGDTVRFCANVAHGYRNLTDKPATFHNIIAYSDELKT, encoded by the coding sequence ATGACTGACAAAATAAATAACGCAATTGGTAATCAGTTAAAACTAGCTCGAACAAAAAAAGCCTGGAGCTTAGATACAGCAAGCCGACACACTGGCGTTTCAAAAGCCATGTTAGGACAGATTGAACGAGGAGAATCTAGCCCTACTGTTGCAAAACTTTGGAAGGTGGCAAATGGCTTTCAATTACCGTTAAGTTACTTTTTAGGGATCATTGGTAAAAGCGATTTAAAGCAAGGGTTGCTAAAGACCGAAAAAGGAATCGCTATCTCTACACTGTTCCCTTTTGATGAAGTAACAAAAATTGAAGTTTTCTCGTTAACTTTATCGCCTCTTCACCAACAAATGTCATCACCACACAATACTGGTGTGATAGAACACATTTTGGTTATTGAAGGTGATATGGAATACTTTCTAGATAATAAATGGCACGCAATACAAAAAGGTGACACGGTAAGGTTTTGTGCAAACGTAGCTCACGGCTACCGTAATCTAACCGATAAACCCGCTACGTTTCACAATATAATTGCTTACTCTGATGAATTAAAGACTTAA
- a CDS encoding glutathione S-transferase, with product MIVVHHLNNSRSQRVLWALEELGVPYEIKHYKRDLKTNLAPASLKKVHPLGKSPVITDGDITIAESGAIVEYLAQTYGQNNFLPEAKTEAHRQYLYWLHFAEGTLMQQLLLKLILEKAVQRSLPILVKPIAKGIMKKVMAGYVGPNITANLTLIENHLKNNEWFAGDALSGADIQMSFPLEAWAARKTADQNYPTIIAFVKRFQAREAYQKALKTGGTYDFA from the coding sequence ATGATCGTTGTACATCATTTAAATAATTCGAGATCGCAACGCGTGCTTTGGGCATTAGAAGAGTTAGGCGTTCCTTATGAAATAAAGCATTATAAGCGTGATCTAAAAACTAACTTAGCCCCTGCAAGCCTAAAAAAAGTTCATCCTTTGGGTAAATCTCCAGTGATCACTGATGGCGATATAACGATTGCAGAGTCAGGTGCTATTGTTGAGTATCTCGCGCAAACTTATGGTCAAAATAACTTTTTACCTGAGGCTAAAACCGAAGCGCATCGTCAGTATTTATATTGGTTGCACTTTGCTGAAGGTACGTTGATGCAGCAATTGTTGTTAAAGCTTATTTTAGAGAAAGCAGTTCAACGTTCATTACCTATTCTTGTTAAGCCAATCGCGAAAGGCATAATGAAAAAAGTGATGGCTGGCTATGTAGGACCGAATATTACTGCAAATTTAACATTAATTGAAAATCACTTGAAAAATAATGAATGGTTCGCTGGCGACGCACTTTCAGGAGCAGATATTCAAATGAGTTTCCCACTAGAAGCTTGGGCAGCGAGAAAAACCGCTGACCAAAATTATCCTACAATTATTGCCTTCGTAAAACGTTTTCAGGCGCGAGAAGCATATCAAAAAGCTTTAAAAACTGGCGGTACTTACGACTTTGCGTAA